TTTTTTGGTGGCAAACGCCTTCCTTCGCTCGCAAAGGATTTAGGCTCAGGCATCAAAGAATTTCGTAAGTCCTTAACCGGCTCCACAGACGATGAGCCTACCAGTTCGATTCCTCAAAATGAATCCCTGGAAAAAGAAACTACCAAACCGAAGAAGAAAAAAGCATAAATTCTTTAAGCCTTGGCGAAAGTAAAAAAAACAAAACCTCTCCCCTTACCCGAAAACTCAGAAATTAGGGAAAAAGTCATGACCCTGGGCGAACACTTGGAAGAGCTTCGCCAAAGGCTTATTTACTCCATGCTCGTGATTTTTGCGTTTATGGTGGTGACTTTGTATTTTGGAGCGGAAATCCATTCCATTTTGATCAGTCCTTACCGGGCAGTGCTTGGTCCCAACGCACATTTTTTTCAAATCCAGTTGATGGCGCCGTTTATCATCTATTTGAAAACTTCATTTCTGCTATCGGTTCTTGTGGCATTGCCGATTTTGCTATTTATCCTTTGGGGATTTATCGTTCCTGCAGTGGACTCCAGAACCGAAAAATGGGGAAAGTTCATCATCTTATTTTCCACACTTCTTTTTTGGTCGGGACTCTTGCTTTGTTGGTTCACCGTTTTTGAAAATTTCTTAAGAGTCTTTCTTGTAGTTTTGAGACCGGAAGGGATAGATCCCTATCTTCCTATTGATGAATACTATGATTTATTTTTTAATCTTCATCTCGTTTTCGGAGCTTCATTTCAATTGCCGATTGTTTTGATTTTACTGGGAAGAATCGGCATACTCTCCTCCGGTTTTTTGCTTTCCAAATGGAGAGAAGGAATTCTGATAATCGCTGTCGTTTCTGCGGTGCTTTCTCCCGGACCGGATGTATTTTCCATGATGATGTTACTTGTGCCATTGAGCTTTTTGTTTTTTGTATCAGCCATTTTGATGAAGATATTGGAACGATCGGATAAAAAACATGAATATTAGAAAATTAAGCGTTCGCACTAAAATCCCAATCCTACTGGGACTATTCTCATTCTGTTTATTTTTAATTCTTTTTCTAGTATCCGAATTTGCTTTCCGTCACTGGCAAAACCCAACGGGAAAAAGTACGATCGCATTCAAAATGTTAGGACTGTATTTGTCCCTAATATTTGCAGGATGCGTTGCGGGACTCGCCTACTATCTATTAGGTTTTATTTACAAAATATTCCGACATATCGCAAGTGAAATCCAACACAAAGATCTTTCCGCGAGCGAAGACAGAGCGGACGAGTTTACGGAAGAAACATCCATCATTCGTTCCATCAAACTCGCATTGTTCCAGGCGGGGAACGGAACTCTCGGCGCCATAGGTAGCGAAGATCCGAATTGGGTGGAAACGAAGGCTACTAGTCTTTTGCGACTTATGCCGGATATAGAATTGAAAAAAATCCACGGTTGGGACGTGTCCGCTTACCCCAGCGTAGTAAGACATGCTAACAGTGACTATATGCGGATTCTGAAAACCAAGGACGGTTTTGTGGGAATCCTTGCCGGTCATTTGGAAGCGGGGATTACGGAAGCTTCCGAGAGGCTCTTTGTTCATGGAATATTTTCCAGTTTTATCGATACGGAAGACACAACGGCACATGTTCTGACAAGAATAGAAACCGCACTCCGCAACCTCAGCCTAACTGGCCTTAAACTATCTCTATTCGGGGTGGGTGCGGAAAAAGACAAGTTGCAGTTTTTACATTTTATGGACATGCCTGTATTCCAATTCTCCAAACAAGGAATCCAAGTCATAGAAGGAAGCGGAGATGATTCTTGGCACGCAGTTCATGATCATGAGTTTTCCGTGGCGGACGGAATCGAAGTGGGAGACTATTTGGTCTGGGGAAGCGATCGCACCTTACAAGAGTTTGGTTTGACCTCTTTTGAAATTATGGAGGAATTTGTGGATTATCTATTGGATTTGAATCCCAACTCTTCCAGAGAGATGCTTCTCGCTATCGCGAAAAAAATGCAAGGTCTGGGAAAAGAGAGAAACCTTACAAACCCGCTGGAAAACCTAAGCATCTTTGTGTTCCGCAGAACTAAATAAAACTTAAACCCCGACTAGAAAGGAATAGAAAGGGGATGAAAAACCGTTCTTGATTTTAAGAGTTGGATTTTTTCTGACTGATGAAATGCGCAGTTATTATGACTACCGGAAATACCAATTCAGGAACAAGATAACCAATCCAAAGTCCGGCAGGTTCAGGTAAACCTACCACCGACATGGAAACAAGCCTTCCGATGGCAGCAATCAGTACTGCTAAAGCAAGTAAATAAACCAATGTAGTTTGAGTTCGAATCGTCCAAGCTGCCCAACCGCTAATCAAACCCA
The nucleotide sequence above comes from Leptospira kobayashii. Encoded proteins:
- a CDS encoding Sec-independent protein translocase subunit TatA/TatB, producing MLQIPISFLPPLAFFNLGPWEIALIVFLALLFFGGKRLPSLAKDLGSGIKEFRKSLTGSTDDEPTSSIPQNESLEKETTKPKKKKA
- the tatC gene encoding twin-arginine translocase subunit TatC; amino-acid sequence: MAKVKKTKPLPLPENSEIREKVMTLGEHLEELRQRLIYSMLVIFAFMVVTLYFGAEIHSILISPYRAVLGPNAHFFQIQLMAPFIIYLKTSFLLSVLVALPILLFILWGFIVPAVDSRTEKWGKFIILFSTLLFWSGLLLCWFTVFENFLRVFLVVLRPEGIDPYLPIDEYYDLFFNLHLVFGASFQLPIVLILLGRIGILSSGFLLSKWREGILIIAVVSAVLSPGPDVFSMMMLLVPLSFLFFVSAILMKILERSDKKHEY
- the rktP gene encoding Arg-Lys translocation region protein phosphatase RktP — protein: MNIRKLSVRTKIPILLGLFSFCLFLILFLVSEFAFRHWQNPTGKSTIAFKMLGLYLSLIFAGCVAGLAYYLLGFIYKIFRHIASEIQHKDLSASEDRADEFTEETSIIRSIKLALFQAGNGTLGAIGSEDPNWVETKATSLLRLMPDIELKKIHGWDVSAYPSVVRHANSDYMRILKTKDGFVGILAGHLEAGITEASERLFVHGIFSSFIDTEDTTAHVLTRIETALRNLSLTGLKLSLFGVGAEKDKLQFLHFMDMPVFQFSKQGIQVIEGSGDDSWHAVHDHEFSVADGIEVGDYLVWGSDRTLQEFGLTSFEIMEEFVDYLLDLNPNSSREMLLAIAKKMQGLGKERNLTNPLENLSIFVFRRTK
- a CDS encoding DUF4345 domain-containing protein encodes the protein MNADSKISVSMRIVQICLFLIAAIAIFGGTLQMYLGEPTTSPRLDNLHRFMAGVYLSLGLISGWAAWTIRTQTTLVYLLALAVLIAAIGRLVSMSVVGLPEPAGLWIGYLVPELVFPVVIITAHFISQKKSNS